In a genomic window of Lathamus discolor isolate bLatDis1 chromosome 4, bLatDis1.hap1, whole genome shotgun sequence:
- the ZDHHC23 gene encoding palmitoyltransferase ZDHHC23 isoform X1 gives MEEPLCCCEYVDRRGRRNHLAACCCDCEDVDGGCERWLTCRSLPPGALGRIADTVADRVRVPWFAGAVKINVSLVPPLVLLPVFLHVAALHFLLGLVILTSLPVVVLWYYYLTHRRKERTLFFLSLGLFSLGYMYYVFLQEVVPRGHVGYSQVVALTCGLILMLAALSRAKTDPGYLPIPASSEKSLHRGLPSKSVRGSSDGLHASGAASGRVVNGEAQGYSRVSAEDPEGVKKDWCARCHLVRPARAGHCRLCGRCVRRLDHHCVWINSCVGERNHQAFILALSFFMLTSVYGITLTLHTICRGRTSFVALFYCPGAYSDYSSALSFTCVWYCAIVTAGMGYILLIQLLNISYNVTEREARLALRDNTGRRLLGGLVIDTGQYNRGFLCNWGHFLSLGSSSPQRSAEDIV, from the exons ATGGAGgagcccctctgctgctgcgAGTACGTGGACCGGCGCGGCCGGAGGAACCACCTGGCGGCGTGCTGCTGCGACTGCGAGGACGTGGACGGGGGCTGCGAGAG GTGGCTGACGTGCAGGTCCCTGCCCCCCGGGGCTCTGGGGAGAATTGCCGACACCGTGGCGGACCGGGTGCGGGTGCCCTGGTTCGCAGGGGCCGTGAAGATCAACGTCAGCCTCGTGCCGCCGCTCGTCCTGCTGCCCGTCTTCCTCCACGTTGCCGCCCTGCACTTCCTGCTGGGGCTGGTCATCCTGACGTCCCTGCCCGTCGTGGTGCTGTGGTATTACTACCTCACCCACAGGAGGAAGGAGCGGACCCTCTTCTTCTTGAGCCTGGGGCTCTTCTCCTTGGGCTACATGTACTATGTGTTTCTCCAGGAGGTGGTTCCGCGAGGCCACGTGGGGTATTCCCAAGTGGTTGCTCTCACCTGCGGGTTAATTCTTATGCTTGCAGCCCTGTCTCGAGCCAAGACAGACCCCGGCTACCTTCCCATCCCGGCAAGCAGCGAGAAGTCATTGCACCGGGGTTTGCCCAGCAAGAGTGTTAGAGGGAGCTCCGATGGGCTCCATGCGTCAGGAGCTGCCAGTGGCCGTGTTGTGAATGGCGAAGCTCAGGGCTATTCCCGGGTGTCAGCTGAGGATCCAGAAGGTGTGAAAAAGGACTGGTGTGCTAGATGCCACTTGGTCAGACCTGCCCGAGCAGGGCACTGCCGGCTTTGTGGCAGGTGTGTAAGGAGGCTGGACCACCACTGTGTCTG GATTAACAGCTGCGTAGGGGAGCGGAACCACCAAGCATTCATCCTTGCCCTCTCCTTCTTCATGCTCACCTCTGTGTATGGGATTACGCTGACCCTCCACACCATTTGCAGGGGCCGAACTTCATTTGTGGCATTGTTCTACTGCCCTGGGGCCTATTCTGACTACAG ctctgctctgtcgTTCACCTGTGTGTGGTACTGTGCCATTGTAACAGCTGGCATGGGATACATCCTCCTTATCCAGCTGTTGAACATCAGCTACAACGTGACCGAGAGGGAAGCTCGGCTGGCTCTGCGGGACAACACTGGGCGCAGGCTCCTGGGTGGTTTGGTGATAGACACTGGCCAGTATAATAGGGGTTTCCTATGCAACTGGGGACATTTCTTGAGCCTGGGGTCTTCTTCTCCACAGCGCTCTGCTGAAGACATTGTGTGA
- the RBM11 gene encoding splicing regulator RBM11 — translation MSSPGRSEEVDQTLFVGNLESRVREEILYELFLQAGPLIKVTICKDKEGKPKSFGFVCFKHKESVPYAVALLNGIRLYGRPIRVQFRFGSSHSAEQSNPKRGFENYTDLHSPSYRYQEPYGNPPIPVTPFPMNSSPPYEYSGFPKMVNSLGQQYPVQSPVVQQFPYYQMTPPQPSNFHFSPYQNQAANFKSAQSSFEMALPHSSHCGMHQVDQRTHKRKKREHQSYDSDTSIEGDKMRQRKEGEKYRKCKAKRKRH, via the exons ATGTCGTCGCCGGGGCGGTCCGAGGAGGTGGACCAGACGCTGTTCGTGGGGAACCTGGAGAGCCGCGTGCGGGAGGAGATCCTCTACGAGCTCTTCCTGCAG GCTGGACCACTAATCAAAGTGACGATTTGTAAggacaaagaaggaaaacctaAGTCTTTTGGATTTGTCTGTTTTAAGCATAAAGAATCAGTGCCTTACGCAGTAGCTTTGCTGAATGGAATCCGTTTGTATGGAAGACCAATTAGAGTGCAGTTTCGGTTTG GGAGTTCTCACTCAGCAGAACAGAGCAACCCTAAACGTGGTTTTGAGAACTATACTGACTTACATTCACCTTCATATAG ATATCAAGAGCCGTATGGAAACCCTCCAATTCCTGTTACTCCTTTTCCAATGAACAGTAGTCCACCTTATGAATACTCGGGCTTTCCAAAGATG GTGAACAGTTTAGGACAGCAGTACCCAGTACAGAGTCCAGTGGTTCAACAATTTCCTTATTACCAGATGACTCCACCACAGCCTTCAAATTTCCACTTTTCTCCCTATCAGAACCAAGCTGCAAACTTTAAGTCTGCACAAAGTTCTTTTGAAATGGCCCTGCCACACTCAAGTCACTGTGGAATGCACCAGGTGGATCAAAGAAcccataaaagaaaaaaaagagaacaccAAAGTTATGATAGTGACACTAGCATTGAGGGTGACAAAATGAGACAGAGAAAGGAGGGTGAAAAATACAGGAAGTGCAAAGCCAAGAGAAAGAGGCACTAA
- the ZDHHC23 gene encoding palmitoyltransferase ZDHHC23 isoform X2, with translation MEEPLCCCEYVDRRGRRNHLAACCCDCEDVDGGCERWLTCRSLPPGALGRIADTVADRVRVPWFAGAVKINVSLVPPLVLLPVFLHVAALHFLLGLVILTSLPVVVLWYYYLTHRRKERTLFFLSLGLFSLGYMYYVFLQEVVPRGHVGYSQVVALTCGLILMLAALSRAKTDPGYLPIPASSEKSLHRGLPSKSVRGSSDGLHASGAASGRVVNGEAQGYSRVSAEDPEGVKKDWCARCHLVRPARAGHCRLCGRCVRRLDHHCVCCVGERNHQAFILALSFFMLTSVYGITLTLHTICRGRTSFVALFYCPGAYSDYSSALSFTCVWYCAIVTAGMGYILLIQLLNISYNVTEREARLALRDNTGRRLLGGLVIDTGQYNRGFLCNWGHFLSLGSSSPQRSAEDIV, from the exons ATGGAGgagcccctctgctgctgcgAGTACGTGGACCGGCGCGGCCGGAGGAACCACCTGGCGGCGTGCTGCTGCGACTGCGAGGACGTGGACGGGGGCTGCGAGAG GTGGCTGACGTGCAGGTCCCTGCCCCCCGGGGCTCTGGGGAGAATTGCCGACACCGTGGCGGACCGGGTGCGGGTGCCCTGGTTCGCAGGGGCCGTGAAGATCAACGTCAGCCTCGTGCCGCCGCTCGTCCTGCTGCCCGTCTTCCTCCACGTTGCCGCCCTGCACTTCCTGCTGGGGCTGGTCATCCTGACGTCCCTGCCCGTCGTGGTGCTGTGGTATTACTACCTCACCCACAGGAGGAAGGAGCGGACCCTCTTCTTCTTGAGCCTGGGGCTCTTCTCCTTGGGCTACATGTACTATGTGTTTCTCCAGGAGGTGGTTCCGCGAGGCCACGTGGGGTATTCCCAAGTGGTTGCTCTCACCTGCGGGTTAATTCTTATGCTTGCAGCCCTGTCTCGAGCCAAGACAGACCCCGGCTACCTTCCCATCCCGGCAAGCAGCGAGAAGTCATTGCACCGGGGTTTGCCCAGCAAGAGTGTTAGAGGGAGCTCCGATGGGCTCCATGCGTCAGGAGCTGCCAGTGGCCGTGTTGTGAATGGCGAAGCTCAGGGCTATTCCCGGGTGTCAGCTGAGGATCCAGAAGGTGTGAAAAAGGACTGGTGTGCTAGATGCCACTTGGTCAGACCTGCCCGAGCAGGGCACTGCCGGCTTTGTGGCAGGTGTGTAAGGAGGCTGGACCACCACTGTGTCTG CTGCGTAGGGGAGCGGAACCACCAAGCATTCATCCTTGCCCTCTCCTTCTTCATGCTCACCTCTGTGTATGGGATTACGCTGACCCTCCACACCATTTGCAGGGGCCGAACTTCATTTGTGGCATTGTTCTACTGCCCTGGGGCCTATTCTGACTACAG ctctgctctgtcgTTCACCTGTGTGTGGTACTGTGCCATTGTAACAGCTGGCATGGGATACATCCTCCTTATCCAGCTGTTGAACATCAGCTACAACGTGACCGAGAGGGAAGCTCGGCTGGCTCTGCGGGACAACACTGGGCGCAGGCTCCTGGGTGGTTTGGTGATAGACACTGGCCAGTATAATAGGGGTTTCCTATGCAACTGGGGACATTTCTTGAGCCTGGGGTCTTCTTCTCCACAGCGCTCTGCTGAAGACATTGTGTGA
- the ZDHHC23 gene encoding palmitoyltransferase ZDHHC23 isoform X3, with protein sequence MEEPLCCCEYVDRRGRRNHLAACCCDCEDVDGGCERWLTCRSLPPGALGRIADTVADRVRVPWFAGAVKINVSLVPPLVLLPVFLHVAALHFLLGLVILTSLPVVVLWYYYLTHRRKERTLFFLSLGLFSLGYMYYVFLQEVVPRGHVGYSQVVALTCGLILMLAALSRAKTDPGYLPIPASSEKSLHRGLPSKSVRGSSDGLHASGAASGRVVNGEAQGYSRVSAEDPEGVKKDWCARCHLVRPARAGHCRLCGRCVRRLDHHCVWINSCVGERNHQAFILALSFFMLTSVYGITLTLHTICRGRTSFVALFYCPGAYSDYRHCFESSSSWAWETLKRLLYRFTEMIPVWSRFWGKQVTILLTP encoded by the exons ATGGAGgagcccctctgctgctgcgAGTACGTGGACCGGCGCGGCCGGAGGAACCACCTGGCGGCGTGCTGCTGCGACTGCGAGGACGTGGACGGGGGCTGCGAGAG GTGGCTGACGTGCAGGTCCCTGCCCCCCGGGGCTCTGGGGAGAATTGCCGACACCGTGGCGGACCGGGTGCGGGTGCCCTGGTTCGCAGGGGCCGTGAAGATCAACGTCAGCCTCGTGCCGCCGCTCGTCCTGCTGCCCGTCTTCCTCCACGTTGCCGCCCTGCACTTCCTGCTGGGGCTGGTCATCCTGACGTCCCTGCCCGTCGTGGTGCTGTGGTATTACTACCTCACCCACAGGAGGAAGGAGCGGACCCTCTTCTTCTTGAGCCTGGGGCTCTTCTCCTTGGGCTACATGTACTATGTGTTTCTCCAGGAGGTGGTTCCGCGAGGCCACGTGGGGTATTCCCAAGTGGTTGCTCTCACCTGCGGGTTAATTCTTATGCTTGCAGCCCTGTCTCGAGCCAAGACAGACCCCGGCTACCTTCCCATCCCGGCAAGCAGCGAGAAGTCATTGCACCGGGGTTTGCCCAGCAAGAGTGTTAGAGGGAGCTCCGATGGGCTCCATGCGTCAGGAGCTGCCAGTGGCCGTGTTGTGAATGGCGAAGCTCAGGGCTATTCCCGGGTGTCAGCTGAGGATCCAGAAGGTGTGAAAAAGGACTGGTGTGCTAGATGCCACTTGGTCAGACCTGCCCGAGCAGGGCACTGCCGGCTTTGTGGCAGGTGTGTAAGGAGGCTGGACCACCACTGTGTCTG GATTAACAGCTGCGTAGGGGAGCGGAACCACCAAGCATTCATCCTTGCCCTCTCCTTCTTCATGCTCACCTCTGTGTATGGGATTACGCTGACCCTCCACACCATTTGCAGGGGCCGAACTTCATTTGTGGCATTGTTCTACTGCCCTGGGGCCTATTCTGACTACAG GCACTGTTTCGAATCCAGTTCAAGCTGGGCCTGGGAGACTTTGAAGAGACTGCTGTACAGATTTACTGAGATGATACCTGTGTGGTCAAGGTTTTGGGGAAAGCAG GTCACTATCCTCCTTACACCATGA